The following coding sequences lie in one Primulina huaijiensis isolate GDHJ02 chromosome 2, ASM1229523v2, whole genome shotgun sequence genomic window:
- the LOC140971839 gene encoding alpha/beta hydrolase domain-containing protein WAV2-like isoform X2 — protein MVSYVNAFLYGVGGIVVAGMALLVAFQEKLVYVPVLPGLTKSYPITPARLRLIYEDVWLTSSDGVRLHSWFIKLLPDCRGPTILFFQENAGNIAHRLEMVRIMLQRLQCNVFMLSYRGYGASDGFPSQHGITMDAQAALDHLSQRTDIDTSRIVVFGRSLGGAVGAVLTKNNPDKVAALILENTFTSILDMAGVLLPFLKWFIGKSSSKVPGVLNFLIRSPWSTIDVINEIRQPILFLSGLQDEMVPPLHMQLLYAKAAARNQQCLFVEFPTGMHMDTWLSGGDHYWRTIQEFLEKSVPDKKIDGSSESDFDAH, from the exons ATGGTGTCGTACGTGAACGCTTTTCTGTACGGGGTGGGCGGAATAGTTGTGGCGGGAATGGCATTACTGGTGGCATTTCAGGAAAAGCTCGTATACGTGCCGGTGTTGCCTGGTCTCACTAAATCTTACCCCATCACCCCCGCACGCCTGCGCCTAATTTATGAGGACGTTTGGCTAACCTCTTCCGATGGCGTTCGCCTCCATTCCTGGTTTATAAAGCTCTTACCTGATTGCAGAG GTCCAACGATTCTCTTCTTCCAAGAAAATGCTGGAA ACATTGCTCATCGTCTTGAAATGGTTCGAATTATGTTGCAAAGACTCCAATGCAACGTCTTCATGCTTTCCTATAGAGG TTATGGTGCTAGTGACGGATTTCCTTCACAACATGGTATTACAATGGATGCCCAG GCTGCACTGGATCATCTGAGTCAGAGGACAGATATCGACACGTCCAGGATTGTAGTTTTTGGGAGGTCACTTGGGGGAGCTGTTGGAGCAGTGCTTACCAAAAACAACCCAGACAAG GTGGCTGCATTAATATTGGAAAACACTTTCACATCTATCCTGGACATGGCTGGAGTTCTACTACCCTTCCTGAAGTGGTTTATTGGAAAAAGTAGCTCAAAAGTTCCCGGGgttttgaattttcttattcGTTCTCCATGGAGTACCATTGATGTTATAAATGAG ATCAGACAACCAATCCTTTTTCTCTCTGGATTACAAGACGAAATGGTACCCCCCTTGCACATGCAATTGTTATATGCTAAGGCTGCTGCACGCAACCAACAGTGTTTATTTGTGGAGTTTCCTACGGGAATGCATATGGATACATGGTTGTCTGGTGGTGATCACTATTGGAGAACAATTCAGGAGTTCTTGGAGAAAAGTGTTCCAGATAAGAAGATTGACGGCTCCTCTGAAAGTG ATTTTGATGCACATTGA
- the LOC140971837 gene encoding uncharacterized protein, with translation MEKSEESGSPGWSASFFMQTTEDVAKAVAAAAAAVHSPRPSVVYSSKVESGGQLHKLQQHVSRIIKGLSSPPEVKRGPYNPEILTSQKRQWASFQLQSLDHRVWKEPSNLFESMVVVGLPPSSDIQALQNLYFARKSEGSGRFRSALGGPHQSRVEPNLEPQVLFVYPPGKQLPLKYKDLLSFCFPAGVEVNAVERTPSMSELNEILLGQEHLKQSDLSFVFRLQVADDSTLYGCCVLVDEIVQKPSGLISMMSDGHPFSSSLGRHILTTRRCYCILSRVPFFELHFGVLNSIFTEERLERLTKEIYNLDLESPVSYDEDETLEESSCLPLEDGEGATSNGTIEERVTNDTFFFKKQSLNDDSNIKKGSGVDVYVVDASIEKNIEGNQSVECRPPNLENNIAGNQSVECRPPNPTLPLLQFQQLESSESSSSIQGSPSDYRHFRSDMDEAEVEEASSSGQDVLSEHSDITDWAKANDHGSLCIICEYYRLNCPTRGSTLKFHPLDHLHPLEYHRPNETVLHVAGSTIDLRSCSTSLELAEVHSALMVEEEAAALSVWAVACLCGSLRLEHVLTLFAGALLEKQIVVVCSNLGILSAIVLSIIPLIRPYQWQSLLMPVLPNDMLDFLDAPVPYIVGVKNKTTEVQSKMTNVVLVDANRNQMKSPAIPQLPQQRELYSCLSPFHEKLVGESYLGKKRPVYDCTPAQVEAARAFLGVLRSYLDSLCSNIRSHTITNVQSNNDKVSLLLKESFIDSFPNRDQPFMKLFLDTQLFSVHTDFVLSFFQKE, from the exons ATGGAGAAAAGTGAAGAGTCGGGTAGCCCTGGGTGGAGTGCATCATTCTTCATGCAAACAACTGAAGATGTGGCTAaagctgttgctgctgctgctgcagcTGTTCATTCTCCACGACCTTCTGTGGTATATTCATCAAAAGTGGAAAGTGGGGGCCAGCTTCACAAACTTCAGCAGCATGTATCTAGAATTATTAAGGGTCTATCCAGTCCTCCTGAAGTGAAACGTGGACCTTACAACCCAGAAATTCTTACTAGTCAAAAACGTCAATGGGCGAGCTTTCAATTGCAGTCCCTG GATCACAGAGTCTGGAAGGAGCCATCAAATCTCTTTGAGAGCATGGTAGTCGTTGGGCTTCCTCCCAGTTCTGATATTCAAGCACTACAAAATCTTTACTTTGCTAGAAAGTCTGAAGGCTCTGGGAGGTTTCGAAGTGCGCTTGGTGGTCCGCATCAGTCTCGTGTAGAACCTAATCTTGAGCCTCAG GTTTTGTTCGTTTACCCTCCAGGCAAACAGTTGCCACTCAAATACAAGGATCTCCTTTCATTTTGCTTTCCTGCAGGAGTAGAG GTTAATGCTGTTGAGAGAACTCCATCAATGAGTGAATTGAACGAGATACTTTTGGGACAG GAACATCTGAAACAGAGTGATCTGTCCTTTGTCTTCCGGCTGCAG GTGGCAGATGATTCAACTCTCTATGGTTGCTGTGTTTTGGTTGATGAAATCGTACAAAAGCCATCAGGATTGATTTCTATGATGTCAGATGGGCATCCCTTTTCGTCTAGCCTTGGCCGACATATTTTGACCACACGTCGCTGTTACTGCATTCTTTCGAGGGTGCCGTTTTTTGAACTGCATTTTGGAGTATTGAATAG CATATTCACTGAAGAGAGATTGGAACGGTTAACAAAGGAGATATATAACTTGGATCTGGAGTCACCTGTGAGCTATGACGAAGATGAAACACTGGAAGAAAGCAGTTGTTTACCACTGGAAGATGGAGAAGGTGCAACGTCAAATGGAACGATTGAAGAAAGAGTGACGAATGatacatttttctttaaaaagcaAAGTCTAAATGATGACAGTAATATAAAGAAGGGATCTGGTGTTGATGTTTACGTGGTTGATGCTTCTATTGAGAAGAACATTGAAGGCAATCAATCAGTGGAATGTCGTCCACCAAATCTTGAGAATAACATTGCAGGCAATCAATCAGTGGAATGCCGTCCACCAAATCCTACTTTACCATTATTACAGTTTCAGCAACTGGAAAGCTCTGAATCTTCCTCAAG TATTCAGGGCTCTCCAAGTGACTATAGACATTTCAGGAGTGATATGGATGAGGCCGAAGTGGAAGAGGCATCATCATCTGGCCAAGATGTCCTCAGTGAACATAGCGATATAACTGATTGGGCAAAG GCAAACGATCATGGATCCTTGTGTATAATTTGTGAATATTATCGTTTAAATTGTCCAACACGTGGTTCAACCCTCAAATTCCACCCTTTGGATCATTTGCATCCTCTCGAGTATCACAGACCAAATGAAACAGTCTTACATGTTGCTGGATCAACAATTGATTTGAGATCATGCAGCACGAGTTTGGAGTTAGCAGAG GTCCACAGTGCGTTAATGGTGGAGGAGGAGGCCGCTGCTTTATCTGTATGGGCTGTTGCTTGCTTATGTGGTTCCCTCCGACTGGAGCAT GTATTGACTTTATTTGCAGGTGCTCTTCTGGAAAAGCAGATTGTGGTCGTTTGTTCAAATCTG GGTATTTTGTCAGCTATAGTTTTGTCAATTATACCACTGATTCGTCCGTATCAATGGCAGAGCTTGTTAATGCCG GTCTTGCCAAATGACATGCTGGACTTTCTTGATGCACCTGTCCCTTACATA GTAGGTGTGAAGAACAAGACAACCGAAGTGCAGTCGAAGATGACAAATGTCGTACTCGTGGATGCAAACAGAAACCAG ATGAAATCACCAGCGATACCCCAGTTACCTCAACAAAGAGAACTATATTCGTGCCTTAGTCCATTCCATGAGAAGCTCGTGGGAGAAAGTTACTTGGGGAAGAAAAGACCAGTTTATGATTGTACTCCAGCACAG GTCGAAGCTGCCCGGGCATTTTTAGGAGTGTTGCGATCTTACTTGGATTCTCTATGTTCTAACATTCGGTCTCATACAATCACTAATGTCCAATCTAACAATGATAAG GTATCTTTGTTACTAAAGGAGAGTTTCATCGATTCTTTCCCCAATCGAGACCAACCTTTTATGAAG CTTTTCTTGGATACACAGCTCTTCTCTGTACATACAGATTTTGTGCTCTCTTTTTTCCAGAAAGAATAG
- the LOC140962213 gene encoding uncharacterized protein isoform X2: protein MDSEPFAKSASKAPRKVKFAPKAPIKKELKPTLPKVEKVESDIDEAQAQQLLRRLHESSFKEKAKVQRKVGTSQVAFGYGGQSYSIKSFGTPKFPPKFMKTKQGSSSNGDDNTQVAEKEYKEPWDYYTNYPVTLPLRRPYSGNPELLDEEEFGEVTDRLHNEEHESNSTVDLGLMEDEQEKRMIFLQLPATMPILKQSSNVEGENQDKNLKNSEKGGRSSQKLCGLEALPAGLMGKMLVYKSGAVKLKLGGTLYDVWIVLLDRILLPSIQKRNIAAILGNSTNAPL from the exons ATGGATTCAGAGCCATTCGCCAAGTCGGCCAGCAAGGCGCCGAGGAAg GTGAAGTTTGCACCAAAAGCTCCCAtcaagaaagaactgaagcctACCCTGCCTAAAGT GGAAAAGGTTGAAAGTGATATTGATGAAGCACAGGCACAGCAACTTCTACGCCGCTTACAT GAGTCATCTTTCAAGGAAAAGGCTAAAGTTCAGAGGAAGG TTGGGACGAGTCAGGTTGCCTTTGGTTATGGAGGTCAATCATATTCCATCAAGTCATTTGGCACTCCTAAATTTCCTCCAAAATTTATGAAAACCAAGCAAGGCTCGTCTTCTAATG GTGATGATAATACCCAAGTAGCGGAGAAAGAATACAAGGAACCTTGG GATTACTACACCAATTATCCTGTAACACTTCCTTTGAGGAGGCCATATTCAGGAAATCCTG AGCTTCTTGATGAAGAAGAGTTTGGAGAAGTTACAGACAGGTTGCATAATGAGGAACATGAATCAAACTCCACCGTTGACTTAGGTTTAATG GAGGATGAGCAGGAGAAGAGGATGATTTTTCTTCAGTTACCAGCTACTATGCCTATTTTGAAGCAATCGTCTAATGTAGAAGGTGAAAATCAGgacaaaaatcttaaaaattcagaaaaggGTGGAAGATCATCGCAAAAGCTTTGTGGTTTGGAAGCATTACCTGCAGGTTTAATGGGAAAAATGCTGGTATATAAAAGTGGTGCTGTAAAGTTGAAGCTCGGCGGTACACTATACGAT GTTTGGATTGTGCTTTTGGACAGGATCTTGTTGCCATCAATACAGAAAAGAAACATTGCTGCAATATTGGGGAACTCAACCAACGCGCCGTTATAA
- the LOC140971836 gene encoding 12-oxophytodienoate reductase 3-like, producing MAETKLDGGSPSLFSPYKMGRFSLSHRVVLAPMTRCRALNSLPQPALAEYYTQRATKGGFLITEGTMISPTAAGFPHVPGIFNKEQVEAWREVVDAVHAKGAIIFCQLWHVGRASHRVLQPGGVAPISSTDKQISNKWRVLLPDGSHEIYPKPRKLETREIPELVEHYRQAALNAIEAGFDGIEIHGAHGYLIDQFLKNGINERTDEYGGSLENRCRFLTQVVQATVSAIGAERVGVRISPAIDHLDAMDSNPLILGLAVIERLNKIQTDYGSKLAYLHVTQPRYTAYGQTESGRHGSAEDEARFMRTWRRAYTGTFICSGGFTRQLGIEAVAQDDADLVAYGRFFISNPDLVKRLETDAPLNRYIRATFYTHDPVVGYTDYPFLGNDTTKNILMSRL from the exons ATGGCGGAGACGAAGTTGGATGGAGGGAGCCCATCTCTTTTTTCACCGTACAAGATGGGAAGATTTAGTCTTTCTCACAG GGTGGTTCTTGCTCCCATGACCAGATGCAGAGCCTTGAACAGTCTTCCCCAGCCTGCCCTCGCTGAATATTACACACAGAGAGCTACGAAAGGTGGATTCCTAATCACAGAGGGTACCATGATCTCCCCCACTGCCGCAGG GTTTCCGCATGTGCCAGGTATTTTTAACAAGGAGCAAGTGGAGGCATGGAGGGAAGTGGTGGATGCTGTTCATGCTAAGGGTGCTATTATCTTCTGTCAACTGTGGCATGTTGGCCGAGCTTCTCATCGAG TGCTTCAGCCTGGTGGAGTTGCTCCGATTTCATCCACGGACAAGCAAATATCAAACAAGTGGAGGGTGCTTTTACCGGACGGGAGTCACGAGATTTACCCGAAACCACGTAAATTGGAAACTCGTGAGATACCTGAGTTGGTAGAACACTATCGTCAGGCGGCCCTGAATGCTATTGAAGCAG GTTTTGATGGTATCGAGATCCATGGGGCTCACGGGTACCTCATCGATCAATTTTTGAAGAATGGAATCAACGAACGAACAGATGAGTATGGCGGATCTCTAGAAAATCGCTGCAGATTTTTAACACAGGTTGTTCAAGCAACCGTGTCAGCCATCGGTGCAGAGCGAGTAGGTGTCAGAATTTCACCGGCAATAGACCACCTCGACGCAATGGACTCAAATCCACTCATCCTCGGCCTAGCAGTAATCGAGAGACTAAACAAGATTCAGACAGATTACGGCTCAAAACTGGCTTATCTCCACGTAACTCAGCCCCGATACACGGCCTATGGGCAAACAGAATCAGGCAGACATGGCAGTGCCGAAGATGAGGCACGATTCATGAGGACTTGGCGGAGGGCGTACACGGGAACTTTTATATGTAGTGGTGGTTTCACTAGGCAACTAGGAATCGAGGCTGTGGCTCAGGACGACGCTGATTTAGTGGCGTATGGCCGGTTCTTTATTTCAAACCCGGACTTGGTAAAGAGACTCGAGACCGATGCACCTCTTAATAGGTACATCAGGGCAACCTTTTACACGCATGATCCTGTCGTGGGATATACCGACTACCCTTTTCTCGGAAACGATACAACAAAAAACATCCTCATGTCTCGTCTTTAA
- the LOC140962213 gene encoding uncharacterized protein isoform X1: MDSEPFAKSASKAPRKVKFAPKAPIKKELKPTLPKVEKVESDIDEAQAQQLLRRLHESSFKEKAKVQRKVGTSQVAFGYGGQSYSIKSFGTPKFPPKFMKTKQGSSSNGDDNTQVAEKEYKEPWDYYTNYPVTLPLRRPYSGNPELLDEEEFGEVTDRLHNEEHESNSTVDLGLMEDEQEKRMIFLQLPATMPILKQSSNVEGENQDKNLKNSEKGGRSSQKLCGLEALPAGLMGKMLVYKSGAVKLKLGGTLYDVSAGLDCAFGQDLVAINTEKKHCCNIGELNQRAVITPDIDSILDSISEL, encoded by the exons ATGGATTCAGAGCCATTCGCCAAGTCGGCCAGCAAGGCGCCGAGGAAg GTGAAGTTTGCACCAAAAGCTCCCAtcaagaaagaactgaagcctACCCTGCCTAAAGT GGAAAAGGTTGAAAGTGATATTGATGAAGCACAGGCACAGCAACTTCTACGCCGCTTACAT GAGTCATCTTTCAAGGAAAAGGCTAAAGTTCAGAGGAAGG TTGGGACGAGTCAGGTTGCCTTTGGTTATGGAGGTCAATCATATTCCATCAAGTCATTTGGCACTCCTAAATTTCCTCCAAAATTTATGAAAACCAAGCAAGGCTCGTCTTCTAATG GTGATGATAATACCCAAGTAGCGGAGAAAGAATACAAGGAACCTTGG GATTACTACACCAATTATCCTGTAACACTTCCTTTGAGGAGGCCATATTCAGGAAATCCTG AGCTTCTTGATGAAGAAGAGTTTGGAGAAGTTACAGACAGGTTGCATAATGAGGAACATGAATCAAACTCCACCGTTGACTTAGGTTTAATG GAGGATGAGCAGGAGAAGAGGATGATTTTTCTTCAGTTACCAGCTACTATGCCTATTTTGAAGCAATCGTCTAATGTAGAAGGTGAAAATCAGgacaaaaatcttaaaaattcagaaaaggGTGGAAGATCATCGCAAAAGCTTTGTGGTTTGGAAGCATTACCTGCAGGTTTAATGGGAAAAATGCTGGTATATAAAAGTGGTGCTGTAAAGTTGAAGCTCGGCGGTACACTATACGAT GTATCTGCAGGTTTGGATTGTGCTTTTGGACAGGATCTTGTTGCCATCAATACAGAAAAGAAACATTGCTGCAATATTGGGGAACTCAACCAACGCGCCGTTATAACTCCCGACATCGACTCCATCCTAGACAGTATATCTGAGTTATGA
- the LOC140971839 gene encoding alpha/beta hydrolase domain-containing protein WAV2-like isoform X1, which produces MVSYVNAFLYGVGGIVVAGMALLVAFQEKLVYVPVLPGLTKSYPITPARLRLIYEDVWLTSSDGVRLHSWFIKLLPDCRGPTILFFQENAGNIAHRLEMVRIMLQRLQCNVFMLSYRGYGASDGFPSQHGITMDAQAALDHLSQRTDIDTSRIVVFGRSLGGAVGAVLTKNNPDKVAALILENTFTSILDMAGVLLPFLKWFIGKSSSKVPGVLNFLIRSPWSTIDVINEIRQPILFLSGLQDEMVPPLHMQLLYAKAAARNQQCLFVEFPTGMHMDTWLSGGDHYWRTIQEFLEKSVPDKKIDGSSESVTKSYL; this is translated from the exons ATGGTGTCGTACGTGAACGCTTTTCTGTACGGGGTGGGCGGAATAGTTGTGGCGGGAATGGCATTACTGGTGGCATTTCAGGAAAAGCTCGTATACGTGCCGGTGTTGCCTGGTCTCACTAAATCTTACCCCATCACCCCCGCACGCCTGCGCCTAATTTATGAGGACGTTTGGCTAACCTCTTCCGATGGCGTTCGCCTCCATTCCTGGTTTATAAAGCTCTTACCTGATTGCAGAG GTCCAACGATTCTCTTCTTCCAAGAAAATGCTGGAA ACATTGCTCATCGTCTTGAAATGGTTCGAATTATGTTGCAAAGACTCCAATGCAACGTCTTCATGCTTTCCTATAGAGG TTATGGTGCTAGTGACGGATTTCCTTCACAACATGGTATTACAATGGATGCCCAG GCTGCACTGGATCATCTGAGTCAGAGGACAGATATCGACACGTCCAGGATTGTAGTTTTTGGGAGGTCACTTGGGGGAGCTGTTGGAGCAGTGCTTACCAAAAACAACCCAGACAAG GTGGCTGCATTAATATTGGAAAACACTTTCACATCTATCCTGGACATGGCTGGAGTTCTACTACCCTTCCTGAAGTGGTTTATTGGAAAAAGTAGCTCAAAAGTTCCCGGGgttttgaattttcttattcGTTCTCCATGGAGTACCATTGATGTTATAAATGAG ATCAGACAACCAATCCTTTTTCTCTCTGGATTACAAGACGAAATGGTACCCCCCTTGCACATGCAATTGTTATATGCTAAGGCTGCTGCACGCAACCAACAGTGTTTATTTGTGGAGTTTCCTACGGGAATGCATATGGATACATGGTTGTCTGGTGGTGATCACTATTGGAGAACAATTCAGGAGTTCTTGGAGAAAAGTGTTCCAGATAAGAAGATTGACGGCTCCTCTGAAAGTG TAACCAAGAGCTATCTGTGA
- the LOC140971838 gene encoding protein Brevis radix-like 4 has translation MLTCIARSKQTGDGSSVDHQGEKPNSNVTPNKQAIKNLSSQIKDMALKASGAYRHCAPCTTEPAAQQRRSRSFRGGGEPESATSEKFRWSYRRTGSFNSSSTAGRRELEARLKGISSGEGTPASASGRRVDPIVFVEESEPKEWVAQVEPGVLITFVSLPRGGNDLKRIRFSREAFNKWQAQRWWTENCEKVMELYNVQRLNRQAFPLPTTPRSEDGSSSSKIESIQNSPVTPPLGREPLPRTFFRQVGNGISYSSSDSIDHQSTHSRSNYDSCGVSSTPKLSSISGAKTETSSMDASIRTSSSRDADRSGEISISNVSDLESEWVEQDEPGVYITIRPLPDGKRELRRVRFSREKFGEVHAKLWWEENRSRIHKQYL, from the exons ATGCTTACTTGCATAGCACGTTCGAAGCAAACGGGTGACGGATCGTCCGTTGATCACCAGGGAGAAAAGCCTAATTCCAATGTCACTCCTAATAAGCAAGCTATTAAAAACCTTTCTTCTCAG ATCAAGGACATGGCATTGAAGGCCTCGGGTGCGTATCGGCACTGCGCGCCGTGCACAACTGAGCCTGCGGCGCAGCAACGGAGGTCCAGGAGTTTCCGAGGCGGCGGTGAGCCTGAGTCGGCGACTTCCGAAAAATTCCGGTGGTCGTATAGGCGGACGGGGAGCTTCAACTCCAGTTCGACGGCTGGGCGGAGGGAGCTTGAGGCAAGGCTGAAGGGGATCTCCAGCGGCGAAGGGACTCCGGCGTCGGCAAGTGGCCGGCGAGTCGACCCGATTGTATTCGTGGAAGAAAGCGAGCCCAAGGAGTGGGTAGCACAAGTGGAGCCGGGGGTCTTAATTACCTTTGTCTCCTTGCCACGTGGCGGAAACGACCTTAAGCGGATTCGATTCAG CCGAGAAGCATTCAACAAATGGCAAGCTCAAAGGTGGTGGACCGAAAATTGTGAGAAGGTGATGGAACTCTACAACGTACAAAGATTAAACCGCCAAGCTTTTCCCCTTCCAACAACTCCGAGATCCGAAGATGGCAGTAGCAGTTCAAAGATAGAATCCATTCAAAACAGCCCTGTTACGCCACCATTAGGTAGAGAACCTCTGCCTCGTACCTTTTTTCGGCAGGTGGGAAACGGGATATCATACTCATCATCGGATTCAATAGACCATCAATCGACTCATTCTCGTTCTAACTATGACTCATGTGGTGTTTCCTCGACGCCAAAACTCTCAAGTATCAGTGGTGCTAAAACAGAAACATCCTCCATGGATGCTTCAATTCGAACTAGCTCCTCAAGAGACGCTGATCGCTCTGGAGAGATATCAATAAGCAATGTCAGTGATCTGGAAAGTGAATGGGTCGAACAGGATGAGCCCGGTGTGTATATTACAATTCGACCACTGCCTGATGGTAAAAGAGAACTGAGACGTGTGAGATTCAG CCGAGAGAAATTCGGGGAGGTGCATGCAAAGCTATGGTGGGAAGAGAATAGATCCAGGATACACAAACAATACTTGTGA